One genomic segment of Pandoraea thiooxydans includes these proteins:
- a CDS encoding DUF3563 family protein, with translation MFAKLFEIVNSWFENAERRRREEYLAQSTDICELEYRIRALETGAI, from the coding sequence ATGTTTGCCAAACTGTTTGAAATCGTTAATTCCTGGTTCGAAAACGCCGAACGCCGCCGCCGTGAAGAATACCTGGCGCAGTCCACCGATATTTGCGAATTGGAATATCGCATTCGCGCGCTCGAAACCGGCGCCATCTGA